A window of Juglans regia cultivar Chandler chromosome 7, Walnut 2.0, whole genome shotgun sequence contains these coding sequences:
- the LOC108986791 gene encoding putative UPF0481 protein At3g02645 — translation MAKKFKDKLDELCNWRKIPFAIELQEAGIELNKANNFKEIYDQNRNGDHKSKQCEKGTQMDGVKLKTVDKFKHLFCLDKIENWKSIPYGKELREAGVKFHKAKKFKHLHALREIDDLNIHSATELEEAGIKFKKVEKSNLISIKFNNGLMEISPLSIHDHTETYLRNLIAYEQYCDRQNGLNYVYNYVRFMDHLINSPKYVELLRRKGIIINRLGDDESISSMVNKLGHYVRFLTNIYARTFKNLNIHCKRRRNVWMAKLRRDYFSSPWALLSFLAAVLLLALAIAQTIFSIIH, via the coding sequence ATGGCAAAGAAATTTAAGGATAAATTAGATGAGCTTTGCAATTGGAGAAAAATACCTTTTGCTATTGAACTTCAAGAGGCTGGAATTGAACTCAACAAGGCAAATAATTTTAAGGaaatatatgatcaaaataggaatGGAGACCATAAGTCAAAACAGTGTGAAAAAGGGACACAAATGGATGGAGTCAAATTAAAGACAGTAGACAAATTTAAGCATCTATTTTGTCTGGACAAGATTGAGAACTGGAAGTCAATACCTTACGGTAAAGAGCTTCGTGAGGCTGGAGTCAAATTCCACAAGGCAAAGAAATTTAAGCATCTACATGCTCTTAGAGAGATTGATGACTTGAACATACATAGTGCCACAGAGCTTGAAGAGGCTGGAATCAAATTCAAGAAGGTAGAGAAATCTAACTTGATTTCCATAAAGTTCAACAATGGGCTAATGGAGATTTCACCTTTGAGCATACATGATCATACAGAAACTTATTTACGAAATCTAATTGCATATGAGCAATACTGTGATCGacaaaatggtttgaattatgTATACAACTATGTGCGCTTCATGGACCATCTCATTAACTCTCCAAAGTATGTTGAATTACTCCGTCGAAAAGGAATTATCATTAATCGTTTGGGTGATGATGAAAGTATTTCCTCGATGGTTAACAAGCTTGGTCACTATGTCAGGTTTTTGACCAACATTTATGCTAGAACTTTCAAGAATCTAAACATTCATTGCAAGAGACGTAGGAATGTATGGATGGCAAAATTAAGGCGTGATTATTTCAGCAGTCCTTGGGCATTGCTTTCATTTTTGGCGGCTGTCTTATTGCTTGCGCTTGCAATTGCACAAACCATATTTTCCATTATTCATTAG